Proteins encoded by one window of Culicoides brevitarsis isolate CSIRO-B50_1 chromosome 2, AGI_CSIRO_Cbre_v1, whole genome shotgun sequence:
- the LOC134831625 gene encoding zinc finger protein 93-like: MSLLPVCSLCLFKIEIVDDEVELCENTENLKEILNDLFCDKINLPESSLQYVCRSCCEKLESFHEYFLFVLKNQSLKEEQKQVLEADSEFVNVKVEPDFAENKEKLIKNTEENSQKRLRRGQNVKKSSSESLLQRNEVYQTITEFYEMTCDACQTLFESYPSLIRHCRKEHGSLRVWFCCNSRLYTTTKLFEHANSHKNPNKCRHCGEKFIESKALRQHKCPFRKYVTCNECGRQFKQKNMLRDHLKIHFPEYIYCELCGKSFTKKHKFREHMSYDHGNMPQEEMFKPCPICGKLVSTRNYGMKDHIRERHEKVATGPLKCEQCGKEYSNEKNLKRHVREEHTFGRKFQCQHCDKRFLRAKALKEHEAIHTGHPIYVCEYCDAPFKSNGNYYSHKRRLHPVEYAEQKANRKAVSAKKCFDVDQKL; this comes from the exons ATGAGTCTCCTTCCGGTGTGTTCCTTGTGCCTGTTCAAGATCGAAATCGTGGATGACGAGGTCGAATTATGCGAAAATACGGAAAATCTCAAGGAAATTCTCAATGATTTGTTCTGTGATAAG ataaatttaccTGAATCGAGCTTACAATACGTCTGTCGAAGCTGCTGTGAGAAGTTAGAGTCCTTTCACgagtattttttgttcgttttgaaGAATCAAAGTCTGAAGGAGGAACAAAAACAGGTCTTGGAAGCTGATTCAGAGTTCGTTAATGTCAAAGTTGAACCAGattttgctgaaaataaagaaaaattaatcaaaaatactgaagaaaactcacaaaaaaggCTTCGTCGAGGgcaaaacgtcaaaaaatcatcatctgAAAGCCTTTTGCAACGTAACGAAGTGTATCAAACCATCACAGAGTTCTACGAGATGACCTGCGATGCTTGCCAAACCCTTTTTGAGTCATATCCAAGTCTTATTCGACATTGCCGCAAGGAGCACGGATCTCTCAGAGTCTGGTTTTGTTGCAATTCGCGCCTTTACACAACCACAAAGCTCTTCGAACACGCCAACAGTCACAAAAATCCCAACAAATGTCGTCATTGCGGCGAAAAATTCATCGAATCCAAGGCACTGAGGCAACACAAATGCCCGTTTCGCAAATATGTGACGTGCAACGAGTGCGGCAGAcagttcaaacaaaaaaacatgctTCGCGATCAcctaaaaatccattttcccGAATACATTTACTGCGAATTGTGCGGAAAAAGTTTCACAAAAAAGCACAAATTTCGCGAGCACATGAGTTACGACCACGGCAACATGCCGCAAGAGGAAATGTTCAAACCGTGTCCCATTTGTGGCAAGTTGGTGAGTACAAGGAATTACGGAATGAAAGATCACATTCGGGAAAGGCATGAAAAAGTCGCCACGGGACCGTTGAAGTGTGAACAATGCGGCAAAGAATATTCGAATGAGAAGAATTTGAAGAGACACGTAAGGGAGGAACACACTTTTGGGCGGAAATTTCAATGTCAACACTGTGATAAGAGGTTTTTGAGAGCGAAAGCACTGAAGGAGCATGAGGCGATACACACGGGACATCCAATTTACGTGTGCGAATATTGTGATGCGCCATTTAAGTCGAATGGGAATTATTATTCGCATAAAAGGAGACTGCATCCGGTTGAATATGCAGAGCAAAAAGCTAATAGGAAGGCAGTTTCGGCGAAAAAGTGTTTCGATGTTGATCAGAAATTgtga
- the LOC134831697 gene encoding zinc finger protein 761-like, with amino-acid sequence MEIEQQKVNIVIKFGHSEVPSFEISSKNDKSMENMKVLSAFGDAANEIHCRKCSQTLQINIFWAEKSEIEVKQAENSPKNKNFGLEVSQIEKISENYSCDICQKSCKDQKSLKSHRKLHFFQLLNDETCVGCEKTFKTPEKRLLHTSNCPKKDKINPNSCAHCPHIARNFTRLRFHISSKHGPCKKTQKPSVLCHLCSQTVLKEHLENHLRRHETSDGKAYECDHCAKRFSSVSGIKEHLTRLHFPHLANFKCQLCDFGTRTEHIFKLHLSRKHEIGEKSAETNFVCPICRQILKTRGSLRQHIVNFHTNPQEKRIYNCETCNKSFFSKYNLEKHEFIHKPDEEKPFRCRECGKGFGDKHKFQQHLACHDTKTSNLYCCPTCGKGMKYKQSLETHMRIHTGDTPYECQVCGKKFADRGNYRQHLKQHEKAMNVKLTFTAEERRLMKLKLLDPEQISFVQKN; translated from the coding sequence atggaaattgaacagcaaaaagttaatattgtGATAAAATTTGGTCATTCTGAAGTGCCATCGTTCgagatttcatcaaaaaatgacaaatcaaTGGAAAATATGAAAGTTTTGAGTGCTTTTGGAGATGCGGCGAACGAAATTCATTGCCGGAAATGCAGTCAAACGTtgcaaattaacattttttgggcAGAAAAGTCTGAAATTGAAGTCAAACAGGCCgaaaattcaccaaaaaataaaaatttcggattAGAAGTCTctcaaattgagaaaatttcggaaaattatAGCTGTGATATTTGTCAAAAGTCGTGTAAAGAccaaaaaagtctaaaatctCATCgaaaattgcacttttttcaacttttgaacgATGAAACATGCGTCGGATGtgaaaaaaccttcaaaactCCCGAAAAACGTCTTTTACATACCTCAAATTGcccgaaaaaagacaaaattaatccaaattcCTGCGCGCATTGCCCTCACATCGCTCGTAATTTCACCAGATTACGTTTTCACATCTCCTCGAAGCACGGTCCATGCAAAAAGACCCAAAAACCTTCCGTTTTGTGTCATCTTTGCTCTCAAACTGTCCTCAAAGAGCATCTCGAGAACCATTTACGACGTCATGAGACCTCTGACGGCAAGGCTTACGAGTGTGATCACTGCGCGAAACGATTTTCTTCCGTTTCTGGCATCAAAGAGCATCTCACGAGACTCCATTTTCCTCATTTAGCGAACTTCAAGTGTCAATTATGCGATTTTGGGACACGAACTGAGCACATTTTCAAGTTGCATCTCTCGCGAAAGCACGAAATCGGCGAAAAATCGGCAGAAACGAACTTTGTGTGTCCCATTTGTCGTCAAATTCTGAAGACACGGGGATCGTTAAGGCAGCATATCGTGAATTTCCATACAAATCCGCAGGAAAAACGAATTTACAACTGCGAAACGTGCAATAAAAGCTTCTTTTCGAAGTACAATTTGGAGAAACACGAATTTATTCACAAGCCAGATGAGGAAAAACCCTTCAGATGTCGAGAATGTGGCAAAGGATTCGGAGATAAGCATAAATTTCAGCAACATTTGGCGTGTCACGACACAAAAACGAGTAATTTGTATTGTTGTCCGACTTGCGGGAAGGGGATGAAGTACAAACAGAGCTTGGAGACGCACATGAGGATCCATACGGGCGATACGCCGTACGAATGTCAAGTTTGTGGAAAGAAATTCGCGGATCGGGGCAATTATCGGCAACATTTGAAGCAGCATGAGAAGGCGATGAAcgttaaattgacttttacgGCTGAGGAAAGGAGACTTATGAAGCTGAAGTTGTTGGATCCGgaacaaatttcttttgttcagaaaaattaa
- the LOC134831661 gene encoding ras-related protein Rab-8A, with protein MALDFAATYKILVLGDSNVGKTCIVHRYCDERYYDTYISTIGIDFKQKLINLDGVPIKLQIWDTAGQERFRTLTTAYYRGAMGILLMYDVTSLESFNNLSYWLRNIQENASPDVVKVLVGNKCECVPPQRAVDKDRGVKIAENFDMPFFEVSCKHNINIEESFLSLARSIREQREHRGEGNGDDANRQKTEQRTNSLGPFSLGGSSTGGRCSC; from the exons ATGGCTTTGGACTTTGCTGCGACTTACAAAATTCTCGTTTTGG GTGATTCGAATGTTGGAAAAACCTGCATTGTTCATCGATATTGCGACGAGCGTTATTACGACACGTACATTAGCACAATAGGGattgattttaaacaaaagttgATTAATTTGGATGGCGTGCCTATcaaatt gcaaatttggGATACAGCGGGTCAGGAACGCTTCCGAACCCTCACAACCGCCTATTATCGCGGCGCCATGGGCATCCTCCTGATGTATGACGTCACCTCGTTGGAGTCATTCAACAATCTCAGCTACTGGCTGCGAAATATTCAAGAG AACGCGTCGCCGGATGTAGTTAAAGTGCTTGTAGGAAATAAGTGTGAATGTGTGCCGCCGCAGAGGGCAGTCGACAAAGATCGCGGCGTCAAAATTGCCGAAAACTTCGATATGCCGTTCTTTGAGGTCTCGTGCAAGCACAATATCAACATTGAGGAGTCATTTTTGTCGCTGGCACGCAGCATCAGGGAACAACGAGAGCATCGTGGCGAGGGAAATGGCGACGATGCGAATCGACAAAAGACGGAGCAACGAACAAATAGCCTGGGACCATTCTCGTTGGGAGGCAGCTCGACGGGGGGTCGATGTTCGTGCTAA